A DNA window from Arachis hypogaea cultivar Tifrunner chromosome 18, arahy.Tifrunner.gnm2.J5K5, whole genome shotgun sequence contains the following coding sequences:
- the LOC112771343 gene encoding shaggy-related protein kinase eta, whose protein sequence is MASIPLGPHHHQQPPEQLQSQPDNNAPKLPARRGSDVDADKEMSATVIEGNGEVTGHIISTTIGGKNGEPKQTISYMAERVVGTGSFGVVFQAKCLETGEAVAIKKVLQDRRYKNRELQLMRLMDHPNVISLKHCFFSTTSKDELFLNLVMEYVPETMYRVLKHYSSMNQRMPLIYVKLYTYQIFRGLAYIHTVPRVCHRDVKPQNLLVDPLTHQVKLCDFGSAKVLVKGESNISYICSRYYRAPELIFGATEYTTSIDIWSAGCVLAELLLGQPLFPGENQVDQLVEIIKVLGTPTREEIRCMNSNYTDFRFPQIKAHPWHKIFHKRMPPEAIDLASRLLQYSPSLRCSALEACAHPFFDELREPNARLPNGRPLPPLFNFKQELAGASPELINRLIPEHVRRQGGLGLPHPSSTQI, encoded by the exons ATGGCCTCCATTCCGTTGGGGCCGCACCACCACCAACAACCGCCGGAGCAGCTGCAGTCGCAACCTGACAACAACGCGCCGAAGCTTCCAGCTCGGCGCGGCTCCGACGTGGATGCCGATAAG GAAATGTCAGCCACAGTAATTGAAGGGAATGGTGAAGTTACTGGCCACATAATCTCAACCACAATTGGCGGCAAAAATGGTGAACCTAAACAG ACCATCAGTTACATGGCTGAGCGTGTTGTTGGCACTGGATCATTTGGAGTTGTTTTCCAG GCAAAATGCTTGGAGACTGGGGAGGCGGTGGCTATAAAGAAAGTTTTGCAGGACAGGCGGTACAAAAATCGTGAATTGCAACTGATGCGCTTGATGGATCATCCTAATGTAATTTCCCTGAAGCACTGTTTTTTCTCTACAACAAGCAAAGATGAACTTTTCCTGAACTTAGTAATGGAATATGTCCCTGAGACGATGTACCGGGTTCTAAAGCACTACAGCAGTATGAACCAGAGAATGCCCTTAATTTATGTGAAATTATATACATATCAA ATCTTCAGGGGACTAGCATATATCCATACCGTACCTCGAGTTTGCCATAGGGATGTGAAGCCCCAAAATCTTTTG GTTGATCCTCTTACTCATCAAGTTAAGCTTTGTGATTTTGGGAGTGCAAAAGTTCTG GTCAAGGGTGAATCCAATATTTCGTACATATGTTCACGTTACTATCGGGCCCCAGAACTAATATTTGGTGCAACAGAATACACAACTTCTATTGACATCTGGTCAGCTGGTTGTGTCCTTGCTGAACTTCTTCTAGGCCAG CCATTATTTCCGGGAGAAAATCAAGTGGACCAACTTGTGGAAATTATCAAG GTTCTTGGTACTCCAACCCGAGAAGAAATTCGTTGCATGAACTCTAACTATACAGATTTTAGGTTCCCCCAGATTAAAGCTCATCCTTGGCATAAG aTTTTTCACAAGCGAATGCCTCCTGAAGCAATTGACCTTGCATCAAGGCTTCTCCAATATTCACCAAGTCTTCGTTGTTCCGCT CTGGAAGCTTGTGCACATCCATTCTTTGATGAGCTTCGTGAGCCAAATGCTCGACTACCTAATGGCCGTCCACTGCCACCACTTTTCAACTTTAAACAGGAA TTAGCCGGAGCATCCCCCGAGTTGATCAATAGACTCATCCCAGAGCATGTAAGGAGGCAAGGTGGCCTTGGCCTCCCCCATCCAAGTAGCACACAAATCTAG